One genomic segment of Paenibacillus durus includes these proteins:
- a CDS encoding PHP domain-containing protein codes for MEKERWDAKAEPAGRCDLHTHTLASDGMQPPAENVRLAKEKGLAAVAVTDHDTVAGIAEALAAGEQYGITVVPGVEISTRAGGKDIHILGYYVDYRDEQFLRRLAALQETRAARNEAIIERLRGLGIEITMEAVIRGIGRELKPDESVGRPHFADELVRLGAAIDMRDAFNKYLAEGAAAFVSPPRISPEEACVWIAEAKGKAVLAHPGIYGDDELVRGILEGGGFTGVEAYHSDHGPADVERYLEMAREYGLLVTGGSDFHGARGGVIFHGDLGSVTVGAEVLERLKD; via the coding sequence ATGGAAAAAGAACGATGGGATGCCAAAGCCGAGCCTGCCGGGCGCTGCGACCTGCATACGCATACCCTTGCGTCCGACGGCATGCAGCCTCCGGCTGAAAATGTGCGTCTGGCCAAGGAGAAGGGCCTGGCTGCGGTCGCCGTTACGGATCATGATACGGTAGCAGGGATAGCCGAAGCGCTGGCGGCCGGAGAACAGTACGGAATTACGGTCGTTCCCGGCGTTGAGATCAGCACTCGCGCCGGCGGCAAAGACATCCACATTCTTGGATATTACGTCGATTATCGGGATGAGCAGTTCCTAAGGCGGCTGGCCGCATTGCAGGAGACCCGCGCCGCGAGGAACGAAGCCATCATCGAACGGCTGCGGGGACTGGGCATCGAAATTACGATGGAGGCGGTCATTCGCGGTATTGGGCGGGAGCTGAAGCCGGATGAGAGCGTCGGCAGGCCGCATTTCGCGGACGAGCTGGTGCGTCTTGGAGCAGCAATCGATATGCGCGACGCGTTCAATAAGTATCTGGCCGAGGGAGCTGCGGCCTTTGTGTCGCCGCCGCGCATCTCCCCCGAAGAAGCTTGCGTCTGGATCGCCGAAGCGAAAGGGAAGGCGGTGCTCGCGCATCCCGGGATCTACGGCGACGATGAATTGGTGCGCGGCATTCTTGAGGGCGGGGGGTTCACCGGCGTCGAGGCTTATCATTCCGATCACGGCCCCGCTGATGTAGAGCGCTACCTTGAAATGGCGCGGGAGTACGGCCTGCTCGTTACGGGCGGCTCGGATTTTCATGGCGCCAGGGGCGGCGTGATTTTTCACGGCGATCTCGGCAGCGTAACGGTTGGAGCGGAAGTGCTGGAACGGCTGAAAGATTAG
- a CDS encoding GGDEF domain-containing protein: MQNKVGEISQAIPSIAPGTRCERVDRIFKENPALHGVAVTENDYPIALIMRVRFYQRIGTLYGYTLYMERPVQLIMDPDPLVVDYECPITDVSRLAMGRDKEKLYDDVVVTCGSQLYGAVSVRDLLLHFAEIQAETASFMNPLTGLPGNVSISEWLKGSLTQEHYSVLYFDLDNFKAYNDTYGFKEGDRLLQWTAELIKNGMTPSGGLVGHIGGDDFIVVLDHHQYGECCRSVLRAFDETIRGFYSEAHFMRQSVLAENRSGTLEEIPLVSLSAAIVTNRFRSFNSIEEIAAEAASLKKRCKLHKGSCLIDDSHLEPRAYV; this comes from the coding sequence ATGCAGAATAAAGTTGGAGAAATAAGCCAGGCAATTCCGAGCATCGCTCCCGGCACCCGATGTGAACGCGTAGATCGGATTTTCAAAGAAAATCCCGCGCTTCACGGGGTGGCAGTAACGGAGAATGATTACCCGATCGCTCTAATTATGAGAGTGAGATTTTACCAGAGAATCGGGACCTTATATGGCTACACGCTGTATATGGAAAGACCCGTACAGCTCATTATGGACCCTGATCCATTGGTGGTTGATTATGAATGTCCTATTACCGATGTCAGCAGGCTGGCGATGGGACGTGACAAAGAGAAGCTGTACGATGATGTGGTGGTCACTTGCGGCAGCCAGCTGTACGGCGCGGTCAGCGTCAGGGATTTGCTGCTTCATTTTGCCGAAATTCAAGCCGAGACAGCGAGTTTCATGAATCCACTTACCGGACTTCCCGGAAATGTGAGCATTAGTGAATGGTTGAAGGGATCGCTAACACAGGAGCACTACAGCGTGCTTTATTTTGACCTCGACAATTTCAAGGCTTATAACGATACCTATGGGTTCAAGGAAGGGGACCGGCTGCTTCAGTGGACGGCAGAGCTTATAAAAAACGGCATGACTCCCTCAGGAGGACTTGTCGGACATATTGGAGGAGACGATTTTATCGTCGTTCTGGATCACCATCAATATGGAGAATGCTGCCGGTCGGTTCTGCGCGCGTTCGATGAGACGATCAGGGGCTTCTACTCCGAGGCGCATTTTATGAGACAGTCTGTACTGGCCGAGAACCGCTCTGGTACATTGGAAGAAATCCCGCTCGTGTCGCTATCGGCTGCCATTGTAACTAACCGTTTTCGCAGTTTCAATTCAATAGAAGAGATCGCTGCTGAAGCGGCAAGCCTGAAAAAAAGATGCAAGCTGCACAAGGGCAGCTGTCTGATCGACGACAGTCATTTGGAGCCCCGGGCTTATGTATAG
- a CDS encoding Rqc2 family fibronectin-binding protein produces the protein MALDGIVTRAITAELQACIGQRISKIYQPGDHDLVFTLRGAGGGGKLLLSANPTYPRLHFTERSTLNPPEAPMFCMLMRKHCEGGVIEAITQVGMERIIHINIRQRDELGDVSAKKIIIELMGRHSNIILTDAVAGTIIDGIHHVTPAISSYRIVMPGFAYTQPPEQNKHNPLDVSRNGFLQLYNAAETTAAEQDHEADAGTDAENPKKSNRKPPSQDPIAWIVDTFSGISPLIAQEIALRAKEGPSAGESGVTSEDANQGGKLADAFETVMAPVRENRFDPVTGTNAKGKLVFSAVPLMLLSGKTKHYDTISRCMEDYFGDKGERDTVKQKVSDLIRFLTNERSKNIKKLANLKADLEEASDAEQYRVSGELLFASLHTLSKGDKEARLVNYYDEDQSEVVIPLDPLLTPSDNAQRYFKKYNKYKNSLTVIEEQLEKTHEEIRYMESLLQQLDHASLNDIEEIRDELVAGGYLRDRSKKGKKKKKPARPRLQVFTSSENLEIYVGKNNLQNEYLTNRLAGSNDTWLHTKDIPGSHVVIRGENFGDATLNEAAQLAAYFSQAKQSSSVPVDCTLIRHVRKPSGSKPGFVIYDHQRTLFVTPDEEMIKRLPSTLKS, from the coding sequence ATGGCACTAGACGGCATCGTGACCCGCGCCATTACGGCCGAGCTTCAGGCTTGCATTGGACAGCGGATCAGTAAAATATACCAGCCCGGTGATCACGACCTTGTATTTACACTGAGAGGCGCGGGCGGAGGCGGCAAGCTGCTCTTATCGGCCAATCCGACCTATCCGCGCCTGCATTTTACGGAAAGAAGCACCCTGAACCCGCCGGAGGCTCCGATGTTCTGTATGCTGATGCGCAAGCACTGCGAGGGGGGCGTCATCGAGGCTATTACCCAAGTGGGGATGGAACGGATTATTCACATCAATATCCGGCAAAGGGATGAGCTGGGAGATGTGTCCGCCAAAAAGATTATCATCGAGCTGATGGGACGTCACAGCAATATCATCCTGACCGACGCCGTCGCCGGTACGATTATCGACGGCATTCATCATGTTACGCCCGCGATCAGCAGCTACCGGATCGTCATGCCCGGCTTTGCTTACACGCAGCCGCCAGAGCAGAACAAGCATAATCCGCTGGACGTTTCGCGGAACGGTTTCTTGCAGTTGTACAACGCTGCTGAGACCACAGCGGCAGAGCAAGATCATGAGGCGGATGCGGGAACGGATGCGGAGAATCCGAAAAAAAGCAACCGAAAGCCGCCCTCCCAAGATCCCATTGCCTGGATCGTTGACACCTTCAGCGGCATCAGTCCGCTGATTGCGCAGGAAATCGCGCTGCGCGCGAAGGAAGGCCCAAGCGCCGGAGAATCCGGGGTAACTTCAGAGGACGCGAACCAAGGCGGCAAGCTCGCTGACGCCTTCGAAACCGTCATGGCGCCGGTCAGAGAGAACCGGTTCGATCCGGTAACCGGCACGAATGCCAAGGGCAAACTCGTCTTCTCGGCGGTCCCGCTAATGCTGCTAAGCGGCAAGACGAAGCATTATGACACCATCAGCCGCTGTATGGAGGACTATTTCGGCGATAAAGGCGAGCGTGATACGGTCAAGCAGAAGGTAAGCGACTTGATCCGCTTCCTGACGAACGAACGGAGCAAAAATATCAAGAAGCTGGCCAATCTTAAGGCGGACCTTGAGGAAGCCAGCGACGCCGAGCAGTACCGGGTCAGCGGCGAGCTGCTGTTCGCGTCGCTCCACACCTTGTCCAAGGGAGACAAGGAGGCGCGCCTGGTCAATTATTACGATGAGGACCAGTCTGAGGTCGTTATCCCGCTTGATCCGCTGCTTACGCCGTCAGACAACGCACAGCGCTATTTTAAAAAATACAATAAATACAAAAACAGCCTGACGGTCATTGAAGAGCAGCTTGAGAAGACGCATGAGGAAATCCGCTATATGGAGAGCCTGCTTCAGCAGTTGGATCACGCCTCCCTGAACGACATCGAGGAAATCCGGGATGAGCTTGTCGCCGGCGGGTATCTGCGCGACCGCAGTAAAAAGGGCAAAAAGAAGAAAAAGCCCGCCCGCCCGAGGCTTCAGGTGTTTACTTCCTCGGAAAACCTGGAGATTTATGTAGGCAAGAACAATCTGCAAAATGAGTACCTGACGAACCGCCTTGCCGGTTCCAATGATACTTGGCTTCATACGAAGGATATTCCCGGCTCGCATGTCGTGATACGGGGCGAGAATTTCGGAGACGCGACCCTTAATGAAGCTGCTCAGTTAGCAGCGTACTTCAGTCAGGCCAAGCAGTCCAGCAGCGTGCCGGTGGACTGCACCCTGATCAGGCATGTGCGCAAGCCAAGCGGCTCAAAGCCCGGCTTTGTCATTTATGACCATCAGCGGACCCTGTTCGTCACGCCGGATGAGGAAATGATCAAGCGCCTTCCCAGCACGCTGAAGAGCTGA
- a CDS encoding selenium metabolism-associated LysR family transcriptional regulator, with amino-acid sequence MNFHQLHIFYTVSEKGSFSAAAQALHMTQPAVTMQVQALEDYFGTKLFNRSTKKIMLSDAGRTLLPFALRSIELMRQTDQAMAAYTHMLEGRLLLGSSLTIGEYVLPRLLAPFGKAYPNISVMLKIMNTTQIMEEITKHQLNFGLIEAEVTHPDMVIEPVMEDELKLIVPEGHDLAERSEVLLEEALRFPFVLREQGSGTRRVMEEQLLSKGMDLDELQVVMELGSTGAVKSAVEAGLGITMLSPSTVRHEVALGLLKIINITDASFKRQFYAIHQKSTLLPIHAVTFLTFLRQHAED; translated from the coding sequence ATGAATTTTCACCAGCTGCACATTTTTTACACGGTATCCGAAAAAGGAAGTTTCTCCGCTGCGGCGCAGGCGCTGCATATGACGCAACCGGCTGTGACGATGCAGGTTCAGGCGCTGGAGGACTATTTCGGGACGAAGCTGTTCAACCGTTCTACCAAGAAAATTATGCTCTCCGACGCGGGTAGGACGCTGCTTCCGTTTGCGCTGCGCAGCATTGAGCTGATGCGGCAGACCGATCAGGCGATGGCGGCCTATACTCATATGCTCGAAGGGCGGCTGCTGCTCGGGTCAAGCCTGACAATTGGGGAATACGTGCTGCCCCGGCTGCTGGCGCCTTTTGGCAAGGCGTATCCGAATATTTCCGTGATGCTGAAGATCATGAACACGACGCAAATCATGGAGGAAATCACGAAGCATCAGCTTAATTTCGGACTGATTGAAGCGGAGGTCACCCACCCGGACATGGTGATCGAGCCGGTGATGGAGGATGAGCTGAAGCTGATTGTGCCCGAAGGCCATGACCTTGCCGAGAGAAGCGAAGTGCTGCTTGAGGAGGCTCTGAGGTTTCCGTTCGTGCTGCGCGAGCAGGGGTCCGGGACACGCCGCGTGATGGAAGAGCAGCTTCTGTCCAAGGGGATGGATCTGGACGAATTGCAGGTTGTCATGGAGCTTGGGAGTACGGGGGCTGTCAAATCGGCGGTGGAGGCGGGGCTCGGAATAACGATGCTGTCTCCCTCTACGGTTAGACATGAAGTCGCCTTGGGGCTGCTGAAGATCATAAATATCACGGACGCTTCGTTCAAGCGGCAGTTTTACGCGATTCATCAAAAATCGACGCTGCTCCCGATTCACGCGGTTACGTTTCTGACTTTTCTGCGGCAGCATGCAGAGGACTAG